From the genome of Ooceraea biroi isolate clonal line C1 chromosome 10, Obir_v5.4, whole genome shotgun sequence:
cGGCACGACGTACACACTCCACCGCGCGACACCACTGCACGCGAACCTCACCGGACGAAGCGTACGCAGCATCTGCAATCCGCTGCGCCACTCAGCTCGCCACGATCCCCTCCACCAATGCGCGTCCAGCGCCTCCAGTCCTGACACGCCCACTGCGCATGCGTGGGTCGCATCCGCGGTCGCCGCGCTCCTCGTCTTTTGGCGCGACATTCGAACCTCGATATTTTAACCTCGAGCGCTTAACCACGATTTCGTGGTTTTTACGAGTGTATAAGGCACACGTGACGTATTAAATGTTTGTAGGAATATATTAGGAGAAATACGTTCTAAAGGAAAGGATGATTACGCTCGTTGTGATCATAATATGCGAAAGAACACAGTCATCAAGTGCAAACagtttacaattaattaattattaataattattaattattaattaattaacttataattttgttaattcgacacataattaacataacgttctgaaaatcctttagatttagaaatgaaaaagttctagctattaaaattttttcttttccgaggagttctgtgctatttatattgtaatttggcatattgcctagagttctcgatgatttaaaattcgttaaaacaataaatgaaaaagttctagctattaaaattttttcttttccgaggagttctgtgctatttatattgttatttggcatattgcctagagttctcgatgatttaaaattcgttaaaacaataataataatattttatcgagcTTGAAGTTGCTCGATAAGTCCCGAATTTTTACAATACTCCATCGACGATTAGAGCGAGAACGATTAGAGTCGATTGATGGACAGAGGGCGCCAGCGGACGAGAGGTCGATTGCGGAGTAGTGCGACAAACGGCCGCCATTCGTGTTGTGTTATACGGCGTGTTTACTTCGTAAGTTACGTTTAACTCGTGTAAATAGTTTGCGCGTGTACGATTGCCTTACCGTGCGTAATTATCACGTAATTAGCGCGAAATCagtatcgaaaaatatgaaGAGATCGCCGTTGAGTACGCCACGTGGTTTTCGGGGACACGGCCCGCGGCAAGCGCCGTACAACTGGAAATCGCAGAACGCGAACAGTAGAGGTTATCACTCCGCGGGGAACGAGAGCTGTCAGCGTTTCGTCGTGGACAATGAGGCGCAGCCACGCGGGAATGATTTTATTCCTCTCAACGTTAGCACGCCGGTAACGCAACACGAGAAACATGGCGCGAGAAACTGGCACAGCCCTGCGGGTGGGCACAATAACGTCAGTCCTCGAGGATGGCATAATTACCGAGGTAATTATCATGGCAATCCGCGATTAAATTCGAGTAATCGAGGTAATTCGAGGTACGCGGCGTACAAGCATCCCGGCAAGAAGTTTCATGGACAAAATAAAATGGTAAGTGTTGCTCCACCTTCCTTTTGATTAAAGCGATCTTGTCCAGTGACTATGATTTTTATGTCCACCACGTgctcaatattattaatattacgtgctcagtattattattagtaattgttataaatgatTCTATTTTATGATGTACTCCCATTTCCAGGGTTATAAATCTGCACACAGGCAACATGACATATCAGTATACGTAGATGTAAAATCTATGTTAGGAGATCCTTGGGCAGATCTAGTCAAAAACCTGAATGACTCGAAAGATAAGAGTACAGATGAAACGCCCAAGAccgaatcttcttcgtttaaCACAACGTTGACTGATTGCGACTCCACAAAAGAATCTGAAAGTAAACTTTCAGAGGATACCAATTTAGATAATTTGCAGTGCAATCAGGATTCTAGGAACGTGTCTCCCGTAGAGACGAGCTTTGAGGATACGAATCTCCCTGAAACATCTGTGTCGGAGATCAATATTTCGACGAGTTCAAAAACTGATGATGATACTTGCTCTAATCAGAATTCAGTAGACGAGAGTGCATGTAACGTTAACGAGAAGGTTTCTGAAAACGCGCAAGAAGAGAATACTGCTCAGTCGAACGTATCAGTGATGGATTCtgacgataaaaatatagagCAGTGATAGAAGAGCAAGGTACGTAGACAGAATTTCTACGTGTATCTCTTCTTCTACATATGTATCtctatatacttgtatatagaCTGTATGTAAAGTGATTCTGACTTTAAGGCTTTTACAGCTATTTCTTACGTCGGTACTGATGACTTCCAGATAAATACTGCGTTCTATGACAGCTTGATACCGACGTTTCGCAGACATTACCAGTATCGAAGCTTAGCCTTAATGATACGAACTGCAATGTTTGCGAAACTCTGTCGGCATCAAGCTGTCATGGAACGCGTTATCTATCCGGAAGCCATCAGTACTGACGTATATAAAGTGTTTTTAAAAGATGCAATTATCTTTTTTGGGAGagtagattataataatttatgatagataatcataaatttgtatctaacatgaatataagatatatatatatacatataattttatcttgctATATTTTCACAATCTGgctgtgaaaaatataaatgtaattctaATGTGTATATAATGTGCATATTATATGTGCAATGTTACAGTacatattaactttattaagtGTGTAAGAACTTGGAGAGAACTTGGAACAGTAAACCACCAATCTCTCACTAATAGATTAAGTTAAATTTGTTAATGAGATTAAGAGAAAATTAagggaaaattataaaaaatagtaaaataa
Proteins encoded in this window:
- the LOC105278290 gene encoding uncharacterized protein LOC105278290, whose translation is MKRSPLSTPRGFRGHGPRQAPYNWKSQNANSRGYHSAGNESCQRFVVDNEAQPRGNDFIPLNVSTPVTQHEKHGARNWHSPAGGHNNVSPRGWHNYRGNYHGNPRLNSSNRGNSRYAAYKHPGKKFHGQNKMGYKSAHRQHDISVYVDVKSMLGDPWADLVKNLNDSKDKSTDETPKTESSSFNTTLTDCDSTKESESKLSEDTNLDNLQCNQDSRNVSPVETSFEDTNLPETSVSEINISTSSKTDDDTCSNQNSVDESACNVNEKVSENAQEENTAQSNVSVMDSDDKNIEQ